The Calditerrivibrio nitroreducens DSM 19672 genome window below encodes:
- the hpt gene encoding hypoxanthine phosphoribosyltransferase yields the protein MEKHTLEVLISYDQIIERVKLLAETITKDFEGEELLVVGVLKGAWIFMADLVKYIDLPMEISFVSVSSYAGARTTSSGVVRLLCDVDRPVEKRNVILVEDIIDTGLTINYLKRLFSVRNPNSLKICSLLDKPSRRLADINPDYCGFSIPDEFVVGYGLDYNGYYRNLKDISILKINA from the coding sequence ATGGAAAAACATACTTTGGAAGTTTTAATAAGTTATGATCAGATTATAGAAAGGGTTAAGCTACTGGCGGAGACTATCACTAAAGATTTTGAGGGTGAAGAGCTTCTTGTGGTGGGTGTTTTGAAAGGGGCCTGGATATTTATGGCTGATCTGGTTAAATATATAGATCTCCCTATGGAGATAAGCTTTGTATCAGTATCGAGCTATGCTGGAGCAAGAACTACTTCCAGCGGTGTTGTGCGTCTTCTATGCGATGTTGATAGACCTGTGGAGAAACGAAATGTGATACTTGTGGAGGATATAATAGATACCGGACTTACCATAAATTATTTGAAAAGACTTTTCAGCGTAAGAAATCCTAATAGTCTCAAAATATGCTCTTTACTTGATAAGCCTTCCAGAAGGCTTGCAGATATCAATCCGGATTACTGCGGTTTTTCTATTCCGGATGAATTTGTGGTGGGGTATGGGCTGGATTATAATGGTTATTACAGAAATTTAAAAGATATATCTATTTTGAAGATAAATGCTTAG
- the tilS gene encoding tRNA lysidine(34) synthetase TilS, translating to MKINGKSMRSLVRENRSILFDEQIIDIDKLKNSKVVVAFSGGRDSVALLHYLYLISKNYNIDLFACHVNHGIRGEMGERDENFCKSFCGKFDIPLFIKKIDVPSYVRRFNLSVEDAARKLRYQALFEVLQKLDADYIATAHHFDDIVETFFVKVFTGSAIYNLKGFDRSDRVLRPFANVERIQIEKYIKHNKLEYVDDETNFSSDYVRNWVRLKIIPEIRNYNRGYLNNIYSIQEQSSELKNFLHNHLADSPLKFEQFLAHIDKDYLLSKSIFERRFLIAKMFERFFRVEKKHIDNAMNLLGGTSKRINMPDRFIFEVSMNKVIIFHKDLIEKFIFLKKESDDIVFLPKLCKYIKFDGPLKDAVLTIRNRKDGDRVDGLKLKDILIEKKIDKFDRDRLVVVEKDGKIIWVENVWEVNENIKVIGMEV from the coding sequence ATGAAAATAAACGGAAAGAGTATGAGGAGTTTGGTAAGAGAGAATCGGAGTATATTGTTTGATGAACAAATAATCGATATTGACAAATTAAAAAATAGTAAGGTAGTTGTGGCTTTTTCCGGAGGCAGGGACTCTGTGGCCCTGCTTCATTATTTGTATCTAATTAGCAAAAACTATAATATCGATCTTTTTGCGTGTCATGTAAATCATGGTATCAGAGGGGAGATGGGGGAGAGGGATGAGAATTTTTGTAAAAGTTTTTGTGGTAAATTTGATATACCATTATTCATAAAAAAGATAGATGTACCATCCTATGTAAGGAGATTTAATCTGTCAGTGGAGGATGCTGCCAGAAAGCTAAGGTACCAGGCTTTGTTTGAGGTATTGCAAAAGTTAGATGCGGACTATATAGCAACAGCGCATCATTTTGACGATATCGTTGAAACATTTTTTGTGAAGGTGTTTACAGGTAGTGCAATATATAATTTGAAAGGTTTTGATAGGAGTGACAGGGTACTAAGACCATTTGCAAATGTAGAGAGAATTCAAATTGAAAAGTATATTAAACATAACAAACTTGAGTATGTGGATGATGAAACGAATTTCAGTTCAGATTACGTGAGAAATTGGGTCAGGTTGAAGATTATTCCGGAGATCAGAAACTACAATAGGGGGTATCTAAACAATATATATTCCATACAGGAGCAATCAAGTGAACTTAAAAATTTTCTACACAATCATCTGGCCGATTCACCTTTGAAATTTGAACAATTTTTAGCTCACATAGATAAAGACTATCTTTTGTCAAAATCGATATTTGAAAGGAGATTTTTGATTGCAAAAATGTTTGAGCGGTTTTTTAGAGTGGAAAAAAAGCATATAGACAATGCTATGAATCTTCTGGGTGGGACGTCAAAAAGAATCAATATGCCAGATCGATTTATATTCGAAGTGTCCATGAATAAAGTAATTATCTTTCATAAGGATCTGATTGAAAAATTTATTTTTTTAAAAAAAGAGTCAGATGATATTGTTTTTTTGCCAAAATTGTGTAAATATATAAAATTTGATGGTCCTTTAAAAGATGCCGTCCTGACAATCAGGAATAGAAAGGATGGGGATAGGGTTGACGGATTGAAATTAAAGGATATTTTGATAGAGAAAAAGATAGATAAGTTTGATAGGGATAGGTTGGTGGTGGTGGAAAAAGATGGTAAGATAATCTGGGTTGAAAATGTTTGGGAAGTAAATGAAAATATAAAGGTAATTGGCATGGAGGTTTGA
- a CDS encoding ATP-dependent DNA helicase, with amino-acid sequence MSIERYFLEDRYLPGVIKNYNFRKHQLEFSNSIYELLGGYKSIVAEAPTGYGKTISYLIPLFELGRRTIISTKTKQLMNQILNKDIPIAVQLFDKELKITKLLGRRNYFCHYRYSKFILPYADIYPDVVGWADGIIENKITEINGLSLDNDVINKITADSYQCLAGKCPYFFQCSFYNAREVANSSDIVVTNHHMLLADIAMRVKFDGNYNFDFAEHIVFDEAHSIVDIFPSYLGEELNFYAILNFIKENRPFLGDHFFKYFTTKFRGINDRFRKTAIINNQLEDECMDLLSEMDKALQDRVPEEEYSVFEKYKDTLSKVFKNDGIKLVENYGDSFSLKNIPVSSAEYFSDALFKSCISSLMISATITFNGSFDYVIKELGLENKVETIKLEPAENLISQGKVYINNEYSEDLEWKKLFYLDFFSRVRGAAIVIFNSLNHMREIGEFIKNNFPDKRLFFQTEDLQGIEIDEETVILGCSILREGIDFGGKGVKYLIIDKLPFENISDLYVKAKMDYFEEKYGNAFLNYYLPRAVIFFKQAVGRLIRNETDSGYWIILDGRVKTKNYGRFFLEVLKGAEKIEKFW; translated from the coding sequence ATGAGTATTGAGAGATATTTCTTGGAAGATCGTTATCTTCCTGGGGTGATAAAAAATTATAATTTTAGAAAGCATCAGCTGGAGTTTTCAAATAGTATTTATGAACTGTTGGGTGGTTATAAGTCTATTGTTGCTGAGGCTCCCACAGGTTATGGTAAAACGATATCATACCTGATACCTTTATTTGAGTTGGGTAGAAGAACGATCATAAGCACAAAAACAAAACAATTGATGAATCAGATATTAAACAAAGATATACCTATAGCTGTCCAGCTTTTTGATAAAGAGCTAAAGATTACAAAGTTGCTCGGCAGAAGAAATTACTTTTGTCATTACAGGTATTCAAAATTTATACTTCCATATGCAGATATTTATCCTGATGTGGTGGGTTGGGCGGATGGTATAATTGAAAATAAAATTACAGAAATCAACGGACTTTCGCTTGATAATGATGTGATAAATAAAATAACAGCAGACAGCTACCAATGCCTTGCGGGGAAATGTCCATATTTTTTTCAATGCTCATTTTATAATGCAAGGGAGGTTGCCAATAGCTCTGATATCGTGGTAACAAACCACCATATGCTACTTGCAGATATTGCCATGAGGGTGAAATTCGACGGCAATTACAATTTCGATTTTGCAGAGCATATCGTTTTTGACGAAGCCCACTCGATAGTCGACATCTTCCCATCATATCTTGGGGAAGAACTAAATTTTTATGCAATTTTGAATTTTATAAAAGAGAATAGACCATTTTTGGGAGATCATTTTTTTAAATATTTTACAACAAAATTTCGTGGTATAAATGATAGGTTTAGAAAAACAGCGATTATTAACAATCAGCTGGAAGATGAGTGTATGGATCTTTTATCAGAAATGGATAAGGCTTTACAGGATAGAGTACCGGAAGAGGAATATTCAGTTTTTGAAAAATATAAAGATACTCTTTCTAAGGTATTTAAAAATGATGGGATAAAGCTGGTGGAAAATTATGGTGATTCTTTCTCACTGAAAAATATCCCTGTCAGCTCTGCGGAATACTTCTCCGATGCACTTTTCAAAAGTTGTATCAGCTCTCTTATGATCAGTGCCACAATTACATTTAATGGGTCATTTGACTATGTGATAAAAGAGCTGGGGCTTGAAAATAAGGTGGAGACTATTAAGCTTGAGCCTGCCGAAAATTTGATATCGCAGGGGAAGGTGTATATTAACAATGAGTATTCAGAGGATCTTGAGTGGAAAAAACTGTTTTATTTAGATTTTTTCTCCAGGGTCAGAGGGGCAGCGATAGTTATTTTCAACAGTTTAAATCATATGCGGGAGATAGGTGAGTTTATTAAAAATAATTTCCCTGATAAAAGGTTATTTTTCCAGACAGAAGATCTGCAAGGTATTGAGATTGATGAAGAAACTGTTATTTTAGGTTGTTCAATCCTCAGGGAAGGGATCGACTTTGGTGGCAAGGGGGTAAAATATCTTATCATAGATAAGTTACCATTCGAAAATATATCCGATCTTTATGTAAAGGCAAAAATGGATTATTTTGAAGAGAAGTATGGTAATGCTTTTTTAAATTATTACCTGCCGCGGGCGGTGATATTCTTTAAGCAGGCGGTGGGGAGACTTATTAGGAATGAAACTGATTCTGGTTACTGGATAATTCTGGACGGAAGGGTCAAAACCAAAAATTATGGTAGATTTTTTCTTGAGGTGCTAAAAGGAGCAGAAAAAATCGAAAAATTCTGGTAA
- a CDS encoding carbon-nitrogen hydrolase, with protein sequence MGRIVRVGFVQQSNSEDVKANIEKLTDNIKFLAKKGAELIVLPELHNTLYFCQKESVEYFDLAEPIPGPSTEHFSKLAKDQKVVLVTSMFEKRMAGVYHNTAVVFERDGSIAGIYRKMHIPDDPGFYEKFYFTPGDIGFKPIDTSIGRIGVLVCWDQWYPEAARLMALSGAEIIVYPTAIGWDPDDSDDEKDRQLNAWIISQRGHAVANGVFVVSVNRVGYEKNPSDKNTGIIFWGNSFIAGPQGEILCSSGNYDEENCYADIALTRIEKVRRIWPFFRDRRIDAYGDIVKRVID encoded by the coding sequence ATGGGAAGAATAGTAAGAGTGGGGTTTGTTCAGCAGTCAAATAGTGAGGATGTTAAAGCCAATATTGAAAAATTGACTGATAATATAAAATTTCTGGCAAAAAAAGGGGCGGAATTGATTGTTTTGCCGGAGCTCCATAATACCCTCTATTTTTGTCAGAAGGAATCTGTGGAGTATTTTGATCTGGCGGAGCCGATACCTGGTCCTTCGACGGAACATTTTTCTAAATTGGCAAAGGATCAGAAGGTGGTCTTGGTCACTTCAATGTTTGAAAAAAGGATGGCTGGAGTTTATCACAATACAGCTGTTGTTTTTGAAAGGGATGGTTCAATAGCAGGTATATATAGAAAAATGCATATACCTGATGATCCTGGGTTTTATGAGAAGTTTTATTTTACACCTGGTGATATTGGTTTTAAGCCTATTGACACATCTATTGGAAGAATAGGTGTATTGGTTTGCTGGGATCAGTGGTATCCTGAAGCTGCCAGGTTGATGGCCCTATCTGGTGCAGAGATAATAGTTTATCCTACCGCAATTGGATGGGATCCTGATGATTCTGATGATGAAAAAGATAGACAATTAAATGCCTGGATAATATCCCAGAGGGGGCATGCAGTGGCCAATGGGGTTTTTGTGGTTTCTGTAAATAGAGTTGGGTACGAAAAGAATCCATCTGATAAAAATACTGGCATAATATTCTGGGGTAATAGCTTTATAGCTGGTCCTCAAGGGGAGATACTCTGCTCTTCTGGTAATTATGATGAAGAAAATTGTTATGCTGACATTGCTTTGACAAGAATCGAAAAGGTAAGAAGAATCTGGCCATTTTTTAGAGATAGAAGAATAGATGCTTATGGGGATATTGTAAAAAGGGTTATAGATTAG
- a CDS encoding agmatine deiminase family protein: MKTILPAEWHKQDCVQLTWPHEDTDWKDYLDEADNCFYNIAKEIVKREKLIIVCKNIERVKKITSDLDQSSIIYCQIENNDTWARDHGGITIFRDGIPTILNYTFNGWGLKFSANYDNQITRKLFDVGFFKKGVKIEYHKDFVLEGGSIESDGEGTILTTSRCLMSYNRNEHLDKKEIEERLKKDLGAERIIFLEHGYLEGDDTDSHIDTLARFCGVDTICYVKCDDTNDPHYYELSMMEEELKRLKDKNGNYYNLVPLPMVDPVYHRDERLPATYANFLIINDAVLVPTYNCSKDVVALEIFKDIFKDREVVGVDCSVLIRQHGSLHCVTMQFPKGVL, from the coding sequence ATGAAAACTATATTACCTGCGGAATGGCATAAACAGGATTGTGTACAGCTTACCTGGCCCCATGAGGATACCGACTGGAAAGATTACCTTGATGAGGCGGATAATTGCTTTTATAACATAGCCAAAGAGATTGTCAAAAGGGAGAAACTGATTATCGTCTGTAAGAATATAGAAAGGGTAAAAAAGATCACCTCTGATTTGGATCAAAGTAGTATCATCTATTGCCAGATAGAAAATAACGATACCTGGGCCCGAGATCATGGGGGAATTACTATATTCAGAGATGGCATCCCCACCATTTTAAATTACACATTTAACGGTTGGGGGCTTAAATTCTCGGCCAACTATGACAACCAGATTACCAGAAAGCTTTTTGATGTAGGTTTTTTCAAGAAAGGTGTAAAGATAGAGTATCATAAGGATTTTGTTTTAGAAGGTGGTAGCATAGAGTCTGATGGTGAAGGTACCATCCTTACAACAAGCAGATGTCTAATGTCCTATAATCGAAATGAGCATTTAGACAAAAAAGAGATAGAAGAAAGGCTTAAAAAAGATCTTGGTGCGGAAAGGATTATTTTTTTGGAGCATGGTTATCTTGAAGGGGATGATACCGATAGCCATATAGATACATTGGCAAGATTTTGCGGTGTTGATACGATATGTTATGTAAAGTGTGATGATACAAATGATCCCCATTATTATGAGCTATCGATGATGGAAGAGGAATTAAAAAGATTGAAGGATAAAAATGGCAATTACTACAATCTTGTTCCTTTACCTATGGTTGATCCTGTATATCATAGGGATGAAAGATTGCCAGCTACTTATGCGAATTTTTTGATTATCAATGATGCTGTGTTAGTACCTACATATAATTGCAGCAAGGATGTTGTTGCGCTGGAAATTTTTAAAGATATCTTTAAAGATAGAGAGGTGGTGGGGGTGGATTGTTCCGTTTTAATAAGACAGCACGGATCCTTACATTGTGTAACAATGCAATTTCCAAAAGGGGTGTTATAA
- the argS gene encoding arginine--tRNA ligase, whose amino-acid sequence MEDLIKEVIDEALKRYELKSVNYTIEIPKKSENGDFSSNVAFVLSKALKQRPIDIANEIVSYIDKKNFSKVEVAPPGFINFFLSKEPYYNFLKAIIEKPDFHIEKIGNNKKAMVEFVSANPTGPLHIGHGRGSAYGDTIARLLNISGFNVYKEYYINDAGNQMNNLALSIYSRYCELFGKDYPFPADGYKGEYIIDIAKDIAEKYQDNLLNDEINGIKICFEIGVKTILDGIEADLRDFRVTFDNWFSEKSLYESQEVEKTIELLKKNGYIYEKDNALWFKSEQLGDDKDRVIKRSTGEYTYFASDIAYHKNKFERGFEYLVDVWGADHHGYVNRLKNGVKALGIDVENLKIQLIQMVSLIKGGERISMSTRAGEFITLRWLLDEVGTDAARYFYLMRDINSQFDFDIDLAKSKSNDNPVYYIQYAHARVCSLKRNAKEKGIDFKISNDLELLTLPSELEIIKKLYDFKNVIKTATINLEPHRICYYLQDLAGLFHTYYYNTTIVDENDLKTTNARLSLSEAVAKTISLGLNILGVSAPERM is encoded by the coding sequence ATGGAAGACTTAATCAAAGAAGTTATTGACGAAGCCTTAAAAAGATACGAACTGAAAAGTGTCAATTATACAATCGAGATACCTAAAAAGTCTGAAAATGGGGATTTTTCCTCAAATGTTGCATTTGTGTTGAGTAAAGCACTAAAGCAAAGACCTATTGATATAGCAAATGAAATAGTCTCATATATCGATAAAAAAAATTTTTCAAAAGTTGAAGTGGCCCCTCCAGGTTTCATAAATTTCTTTTTATCTAAAGAACCTTATTATAATTTTTTAAAAGCTATTATCGAAAAGCCCGACTTTCATATTGAAAAGATAGGTAACAATAAAAAGGCAATGGTGGAATTTGTCAGTGCCAACCCCACAGGTCCACTGCATATCGGTCATGGTAGGGGATCCGCTTACGGAGATACAATTGCAAGATTATTAAATATATCTGGTTTTAATGTATATAAGGAATACTATATCAACGATGCCGGAAATCAGATGAATAATCTTGCTTTAAGTATATATTCAAGGTACTGCGAATTGTTTGGTAAGGATTATCCATTCCCTGCAGATGGCTACAAAGGTGAATATATAATCGACATAGCAAAAGATATCGCCGAAAAATATCAGGATAATCTCCTAAACGATGAAATAAATGGCATAAAGATCTGTTTTGAAATTGGCGTTAAAACAATCCTTGATGGCATTGAAGCTGACTTAAGAGATTTTAGAGTAACTTTTGATAACTGGTTTAGTGAAAAATCGCTTTATGAATCCCAAGAAGTGGAAAAAACTATAGAACTACTGAAAAAAAATGGATATATCTATGAAAAAGATAATGCCTTATGGTTTAAATCAGAACAGCTTGGAGATGACAAAGATAGAGTAATAAAACGCAGCACAGGGGAATACACATATTTTGCATCAGACATAGCATACCACAAAAATAAGTTTGAAAGGGGTTTTGAATATCTTGTGGATGTTTGGGGAGCTGACCATCATGGATATGTAAACCGATTGAAAAATGGAGTAAAAGCCCTTGGTATAGATGTGGAAAATCTAAAAATCCAGCTTATACAGATGGTGAGCCTTATTAAAGGTGGAGAAAGGATATCGATGTCCACAAGAGCCGGAGAATTTATCACCCTAAGATGGCTTCTTGATGAAGTGGGGACTGATGCCGCGAGATATTTTTATCTTATGAGAGATATAAATTCTCAGTTTGACTTTGACATAGATCTTGCCAAAAGCAAAAGTAACGATAATCCCGTTTATTATATACAATATGCCCATGCTAGAGTATGCAGTTTAAAAAGAAACGCAAAGGAAAAAGGAATAGACTTTAAAATAAGCAATGATTTAGAACTTCTTACACTCCCTTCAGAATTAGAAATAATAAAAAAACTTTACGACTTTAAAAATGTAATAAAAACAGCCACCATAAATCTTGAACCCCACAGAATATGCTATTATCTTCAGGATCTTGCCGGTTTATTTCACACGTACTATTACAACACCACAATTGTTGATGAAAATGATCTAAAAACTACCAATGCCAGACTGTCTCTTTCCGAGGCAGTGGCAAAAACTATAAGTCTTGGACTTAATATATTAGGTGTATCTGCACCTGAGAGGATGTAG
- a CDS encoding SPOR domain-containing protein, whose protein sequence is MKDSNKIKEKDSKGDVKIIFIVGAIFLVAFGLIVYGIVKLTNQYFSLKEQLSEKKVVESAQTTTPDNGKKITVESDNIKVEDIKKQTEEAISDNKAKKYAVEEKKPETKPDTKVEPKIVQNTTPPEEKKNDIKTEQKNESKTEPKAESKIEQTKTKQEKEKIVLNADKSTIKKEPADNRSSKKVEEKKLQQAKKEEPITNSKQSIKPKQETEHKESNAKTKEPSAIVDQTSKSGNGNYSLQLMAFKDEEHTKKEAEKLKSKLKDVYIVKADLGEKGIWYRIRYGKNLTKEEALKLKEKLQKEHNINAILARN, encoded by the coding sequence ATGAAGGATTCAAATAAAATTAAAGAGAAAGATTCCAAGGGTGACGTAAAGATAATATTCATTGTTGGAGCAATTTTCTTAGTTGCTTTCGGACTTATAGTTTATGGAATCGTAAAATTAACCAATCAATATTTTTCTCTAAAAGAGCAGCTTTCAGAAAAAAAAGTAGTCGAATCCGCCCAGACAACTACACCTGATAATGGGAAAAAAATTACAGTTGAGTCTGATAACATTAAAGTGGAAGATATTAAAAAACAAACAGAAGAAGCAATTTCTGACAATAAAGCTAAAAAGTATGCGGTGGAGGAAAAAAAGCCTGAAACTAAACCAGATACAAAAGTAGAACCGAAGATAGTGCAAAACACTACTCCTCCTGAAGAGAAGAAGAATGATATAAAAACAGAACAAAAAAATGAGTCAAAAACTGAGCCAAAAGCTGAATCGAAAATTGAACAAACAAAAACAAAACAGGAAAAAGAAAAAATAGTGTTAAATGCAGATAAATCCACAATAAAAAAAGAACCCGCAGATAACAGGTCTTCCAAAAAAGTGGAAGAAAAAAAATTACAACAGGCAAAAAAAGAGGAACCTATTACCAATTCTAAACAGAGTATAAAACCAAAACAGGAAACAGAGCATAAAGAATCAAACGCAAAAACAAAAGAACCATCAGCAATTGTGGATCAAACATCTAAAAGTGGAAACGGGAATTATTCTCTCCAATTGATGGCTTTTAAAGATGAAGAACATACTAAAAAAGAGGCAGAAAAGCTAAAAAGTAAACTTAAAGATGTATATATAGTAAAGGCAGATTTAGGGGAAAAAGGGATATGGTACAGAATTAGATATGGTAAAAATTTAACAAAAGAAGAAGCATTAAAATTGAAGGAAAAGCTACAAAAGGAACACAATATAAATGCCATATTAGCAAGGAATTAA
- a CDS encoding mechanosensitive ion channel family protein, with translation METLKLFYTPLIVFGISFVILFITRKSLIKIFLKFAEKTKTTLDDIVLNAIRKPSILWIFALSVDIAIKFSQLPPQYSNTLSKIIHIIIIISITFVAGNLLGLLFNTSLREKSVPLPNTGLLQAIIKITIYIVGILIALNYLGISITPIITALGVGGLAVALALKDTLANLFSGIHILMERAIKVGDFIRMDNGVEGFVEDITWRTTRIKTVQNNFIIVPNEKLVQSIVTNFDLNDKKVSVPIKISVSYDSDIDRVEQILLDEAKSMIGKVEGLLADPEPLVRFNPGFGDSSLDFTLVCYASEFKYNFLIQSEVRKAIFKRFKEEGIEIPFPQRVIHMRQD, from the coding sequence ATGGAGACTCTAAAACTATTTTATACACCATTAATAGTGTTTGGGATATCATTTGTTATATTATTCATAACAAGAAAAAGTCTAATTAAAATATTTTTAAAATTTGCTGAAAAAACCAAGACTACTCTCGATGATATAGTATTAAATGCTATTAGAAAGCCATCTATTTTGTGGATATTCGCACTATCTGTAGACATAGCTATAAAATTTTCACAACTTCCCCCACAATATTCCAACACTCTTAGCAAAATCATACATATCATAATAATTATTTCTATTACTTTTGTAGCGGGAAATCTTTTGGGATTGTTGTTTAACACATCATTGAGAGAAAAATCGGTACCTTTGCCAAATACTGGTCTTCTACAGGCAATCATAAAGATAACTATCTACATAGTTGGTATTTTGATAGCCCTCAACTACCTTGGCATCTCCATTACCCCTATAATTACAGCTTTGGGTGTGGGTGGTCTTGCCGTTGCTCTCGCACTTAAAGACACTCTTGCAAATCTATTTTCCGGGATACATATCCTTATGGAAAGAGCAATAAAAGTAGGGGATTTTATTCGCATGGATAATGGTGTGGAGGGTTTTGTGGAGGATATTACCTGGAGAACCACGCGTATTAAAACTGTTCAAAATAATTTTATAATTGTCCCCAATGAAAAATTGGTTCAGAGTATCGTCACAAATTTCGATTTAAACGATAAAAAAGTATCGGTACCGATAAAGATAAGTGTAAGTTACGATTCAGATATCGATAGGGTAGAGCAGATTCTATTAGACGAGGCTAAAAGTATGATTGGAAAAGTGGAAGGATTATTAGCCGACCCAGAACCTTTGGTAAGGTTTAACCCTGGATTTGGTGATAGCTCCCTTGATTTTACACTTGTCTGTTATGCATCGGAATTTAAATATAATTTTTTAATACAAAGTGAAGTAAGAAAAGCAATTTTTAAAAGATTCAAAGAAGAAGGTATAGAAATCCCATTCCCACAAAGAGTTATTCACATGAGACAAGATTAG